One region of Flavobacterium sp. GSB-24 genomic DNA includes:
- a CDS encoding glycosyl hydrolase family 32, whose translation MYSGSGFSSWEIGDVDVFIDEKGIHHLFHLIIPNHDYIAHAVSKDGLSWKRVKNALFVGDPGEWDDDMLWTMHVSKKSEGDGYEMYYTGLKRQDKGIEQKVGRAISADLITWKKENLYGLPFKSEAPHYEGKNNNPREWISFRDPFKYQYKGEDYLLICARSASGPIYRRGCIGVAKREKDGYVLQKPLHIPYVYDDVECPCVFEIKGMHYLLGSIREDIKVRYWSAPEFKGEYFAFHNNVLLPQGNYAARVVKDGKHFLVYNFYFADGNVNTHRVIPPPKELDIDKSGRLLLKSYYYWEKLYQKTILQKDLPHPLPILGNPTAEFVLENENKWRFGCRSGYEIYGFEKPSSDFVWEGTLAVEGMGKTGFVIECDKEGTGYYISIDFMNGFVQFRAWGFNEKDVKNNFIFENIQTNQFEIGEEKQIYFKIIRYGNYYELSINDIVKLTLLDFKYNEGKVGIYVCSAVISISDSKIHVIPEPENEYAASDPEKYNEDYNRIMQLDTRTNTN comes from the coding sequence ATGTATTCAGGTTCAGGGTTTAGTAGTTGGGAAATTGGAGATGTTGATGTATTTATAGATGAAAAAGGAATTCACCATTTATTTCATTTAATTATTCCAAATCACGATTATATTGCTCATGCAGTATCAAAAGACGGTCTTTCGTGGAAAAGGGTAAAAAACGCCTTATTTGTAGGCGATCCAGGAGAATGGGATGATGATATGTTATGGACTATGCATGTCAGTAAAAAATCGGAAGGTGATGGCTATGAAATGTATTATACAGGCTTAAAACGTCAAGATAAAGGAATTGAACAGAAAGTTGGCCGAGCAATTTCTGCCGATTTAATTACTTGGAAAAAGGAAAACTTATACGGACTTCCGTTTAAAAGCGAAGCACCGCATTATGAAGGAAAAAATAATAATCCGCGAGAATGGATTAGTTTTCGAGATCCTTTTAAATATCAATATAAAGGTGAAGATTATCTCTTAATATGTGCTAGAAGTGCCTCTGGGCCAATATATCGCCGAGGTTGCATTGGCGTTGCCAAGAGAGAAAAAGACGGATATGTGTTGCAAAAACCGCTTCACATTCCTTATGTTTATGATGATGTAGAATGTCCTTGCGTTTTCGAAATCAAGGGAATGCATTATCTTTTAGGATCTATTAGAGAAGATATTAAAGTCCGTTATTGGTCTGCTCCTGAATTTAAAGGCGAATATTTTGCATTTCATAATAATGTATTGCTGCCACAAGGAAATTATGCCGCACGTGTTGTAAAAGATGGAAAACACTTTTTGGTCTATAATTTTTATTTTGCTGACGGAAATGTGAACACACACCGAGTTATTCCGCCGCCAAAAGAATTAGATATTGATAAAAGCGGAAGACTTCTTTTAAAAAGCTATTATTACTGGGAAAAGCTTTATCAAAAGACCATCCTACAAAAAGATCTGCCTCATCCTTTGCCTATTTTAGGAAATCCAACTGCCGAATTTGTTTTAGAGAATGAAAATAAATGGCGCTTTGGCTGTCGAAGCGGTTACGAAATTTATGGTTTCGAAAAACCTTCAAGCGATTTTGTCTGGGAAGGAACTCTTGCTGTTGAAGGAATGGGAAAAACCGGCTTTGTAATTGAATGTGACAAAGAAGGAACAGGATATTATATTTCGATTGATTTTATGAATGGTTTTGTTCAGTTTAGAGCTTGGGGATTTAATGAAAAAGACGTGAAGAACAATTTTATCTTCGAAAATATTCAAACCAATCAATTTGAAATTGGAGAAGAGAAACAAATCTATTTTAAGATTATTCGTTACGGAAATTACTATGAACTTTCAATTAATGATATTGTCAAATTAACTTTGTTGGATTTTAAATACAACGAAGGAAAAGTTGGAATTTATGTCTGCTCGGCAGTTATCTCTATAAGCGATTCAAAAATTCATGTAATTCCAGAACCAGAAAATGAATATGCAGCTTCAGATCCGGAAAAATATAACGAAGATTATAATAGAATTATGCAGTTAGATACCCGCACAAATACCAATTAA
- a CDS encoding PPC domain-containing DNA-binding protein: MKTQIKRIISGLLFCLVFNLSQAQQSNDTQKCRYTKTNYGYLMVLREGDNVLSQIENLAKEQKIPSANFTGIGFAQDATFGFYDFGEKKFHPKTFNKVEMGSITGSIAWSENKPSIHMHGVATDDKFDAYGGHILALKVGTGSMEIYITVNDEKLERKIEKPLNANVLQLPCVK; this comes from the coding sequence ATGAAAACTCAAATAAAAAGAATTATTTCTGGACTACTTTTTTGTCTGGTTTTTAATTTATCACAAGCGCAGCAAAGTAATGATACTCAAAAATGTCGTTATACCAAAACAAATTATGGTTATTTAATGGTTCTTCGCGAAGGCGATAATGTTCTTTCTCAAATTGAAAATCTGGCAAAAGAACAAAAAATTCCATCAGCAAATTTTACAGGAATTGGTTTTGCCCAAGATGCTACTTTTGGTTTTTATGATTTTGGAGAAAAAAAATTTCATCCAAAAACTTTCAATAAAGTAGAAATGGGAAGTATTACTGGTTCTATTGCTTGGAGTGAAAACAAACCATCGATACACATGCACGGAGTTGCAACCGATGACAAATTTGATGCTTACGGAGGTCATATTCTTGCTCTAAAAGTTGGAACAGGTTCGATGGAAATTTATATCACCGTAAATGATGAAAAGCTGGAAAGAAAAATTGAAAAGCCTTTGAATGCGAATGTTTTACAATTACCTTGTGTGAAATAA
- a CDS encoding aldo/keto reductase — protein sequence MEQNNNQNKRYRPLSLSGLGGVAAGNGFHENPDTSITQALAEAWNNGVRYFDTSPWYGLGLSERRFGHFLRNKKREEFTLSTKVGRLLTPDKDFKLENGLWKGKLNFSYRYDYSAEGTRRSIEDSLQRLGLPYLDIVYIHDLSPDNEDMKENWTKYFDEAMKGAIPELTKMREEGIIKAWGFGVNTLEPALKAIEQADPDIFLSATQYSLIKHEEALNRLFPVCEERNISIVVGAPLNAGFLAGVERYDYFGTFPDGVIEKRNRLLDISIKHDVDLRTAALQFSATPKVVSAVIPGAWNAEQVFENANSFKKSIPKAFWEELKHEKLIAENASVPNDK from the coding sequence ATGGAACAAAATAATAACCAAAACAAACGTTATCGTCCCTTAAGTTTATCAGGACTGGGCGGTGTCGCAGCGGGAAACGGATTTCATGAAAATCCCGATACTAGTATTACGCAAGCATTGGCAGAGGCATGGAATAATGGTGTACGTTATTTTGACACTTCACCTTGGTATGGCTTAGGACTTAGTGAACGCCGCTTCGGGCATTTTCTTAGAAATAAAAAACGTGAAGAATTTACTCTTTCCACAAAAGTAGGCCGTTTGCTTACTCCAGACAAAGATTTCAAATTAGAAAATGGTTTGTGGAAAGGAAAACTTAATTTTTCTTATCGTTACGATTATTCCGCAGAAGGAACTAGAAGAAGTATCGAAGATAGTTTGCAACGCTTAGGCCTACCGTATTTGGATATTGTTTATATACACGATCTCTCTCCAGATAACGAAGATATGAAGGAAAACTGGACAAAGTACTTTGATGAAGCCATGAAAGGAGCAATTCCGGAACTAACCAAAATGCGTGAAGAAGGTATTATAAAGGCCTGGGGTTTTGGTGTAAATACTCTTGAACCAGCATTGAAAGCAATTGAGCAGGCAGATCCCGATATTTTCCTTTCAGCAACTCAATATTCCTTAATTAAGCACGAAGAGGCATTAAACAGGTTGTTTCCAGTATGTGAAGAAAGAAATATTTCTATTGTTGTAGGTGCTCCGCTAAATGCTGGCTTTCTGGCAGGTGTTGAACGATACGATTATTTTGGAACATTCCCTGACGGTGTAATTGAAAAGAGAAACAGACTGCTTGATATATCTATAAAACATGACGTTGACCTTCGAACAGCTGCGCTTCAGTTTTCGGCAACGCCTAAGGTTGTTTCCGCGGTTATTCCGGGAGCCTGGAATGCAGAACAGGTTTTTGAAAATGCCAATTCTTTCAAGAAATCAATTCCTAAAGCTTTTTGGGAAGAACTTAAACATGAAAAACTGATTGCAGAAAATGCTTCTGTGCCTAATGATAAATAA